Proteins found in one Planococcus citri chromosome 2, ihPlaCitr1.1, whole genome shotgun sequence genomic segment:
- the Nf-YA gene encoding nuclear transcription factor Y subunit alpha, with amino-acid sequence MEQSLTSEGPVTVMQAIPAGAASQQVQVVQAGQVIQGPNGQHIVVHAVPQTNQIQLAAPQSSPAIQQLQVLPMSTLQTGGCSQIVIPQQAQILQTPDGQTFIYQPSAVVENAIQQQTQPTLINLNGNLVQIANAQASSITAPTTTPSGAHNTNSNQNIVMVVPNGGNAVQQVKSPEFLEEEPLYVNAKQYKRILKRRQARAKLEALGKIPKGRQKYLHESRHKHAMNRIRGEGGRFHSGSVKKLAEQQQSQQQ; translated from the exons ATGGAACAATCGTTGACTTCGGAGGGACCCGTTACTGTGATGCAGGCCATTCCTGCGGGAGCAGCTAGCCAGCAAGTGCAG GTTGTGCAAGCTGGTCAAGTCATTCAGGGGCCTAATGGCCAACATATTGTGGTACACGCAGTTCCTCAAACGAATCAAATTCAGTTAGCAGCGCCTCAGTCTAGTCCCGCTATTCAACAACTTCAAGTACTGCCTATGTCAACATTACAA ACTGGGGGTTGTAGTCAGATTGTGATTCCTCAACAAGCTCAAATATTGCAAACACCCGATGGCCAAACGTTTATTTACCAACCTTCTGCGGTAGTTGAAAATGCGATTCAGCAACAAACTCAACCGACTC TTATTAATTTGAATGGAAATTTAGTACAAATTGCAAACGCGCAAGCATCTTCTATCACAGCACCGACAACTACACCCTCAGGCGCTCACAATACCAACTCTAATCAAAATATCGTTATG GTGGTACCTAACGGTGGAAATGCTGTTCAACAAGTTAAAAGTCCGGAATTTTTAGAAGAAGAACCTTTATACGTGAATGCTAAACAGtacaaaagaattttaaaacgtAGACAAGCCCGAGCAAAACTAGAAGCGCTTGGTAAAATACCAAAAGGCAGACAG aaatacTTGCACGAGTCTCGTCATAAACACGCCATGAATAGAATACGCGGAGAAGGTGGTCGATTTCATTCTGGGTCCGTTAAAAAATTAGCCGAACAGCAGCAATCGCAGCAACAgtaa